The following are encoded in a window of Thunnus albacares chromosome 17, fThuAlb1.1, whole genome shotgun sequence genomic DNA:
- the stat5a gene encoding signal transducer and activator of transcription 5A isoform X2: protein MAVWIQAQQLQGDALHQMQSLYGQHFPIEVRHYLSQWIEGQLWDAIDLENPQEEFKAKRLLDSLIQELQNKAEHQVGEDGFLLKIKLGHYASQLKSTYDRCPLELVRCIKHILYTEQRLVREATNSSSPVGGMMDSMSQKYQQINQAFEELRLLTQDTENDLRKLQHNQEYFIIQYQESLRIQAQLTSLATLPPADRQVREPTLLSKRATVEAWLTREANTLQKYRLDLAEKHQKTLQLLRKQQTIILDDELIQWKRRQQLAGNGGPPEGGLDILQSWCEKLAETIWQNRQQIRRAEHLRQQLPIPGPIEELLNELNSTITDIISALVTSTFIIEKQPPQVLKTQTKFAATVRLLVGGKLNVHMNPPQVKATIISEQQAKALLKNENTRNDSSGEILNNNCVMEYHQTTGTLSAHFRNMSLKRIKRSDRRGAESVTEEKFTILFESQFSVGGNELVFQVKTLSLPVVVIVHGSQDNNATATVLWDNAFAEPGRVPFLVPDKVLWPQLCDAINMKYKAEVQSNRGLSEENLVFLAQKAFSSSSNNPDDYRNMTMTWSQFNRESLPGRNFTFWQWFDGVMELTKKHLKPHWNDGAILGFVNKQQAQDMLMSKPNGTFLLRFSDSEIGGITIAWVAENPNKAGERMVWNLMPYTTKDFSIRSLADRISDLNHLLFLYPDRPKDEVFSKYYTPPLSKAVDGYVKPQIKQVVPDFATANPDPASGNQTYMDHGASPAPVNHPHTYGIYPPMSDPMLDADGDFDLDDTMDVARHVEELLRRPVESQWGGQQS from the exons ATGGCAGTGTGGATCCAGGCCCAGCAGCTCCAGGGAGATGCTTTGCACCAGATGCAGTCTCTGTATGGTCAGCACTTCCCCATTGAGGTGCGACATTATCTGTCCCAGTGGATAGAGGGCCAGCTCTG GGATGCCATAGACCTGGAGAACCCACAAGAGGAGTTCAAGGCCAAACGCCTGCTGGACAGTCTGATACAGGAACTGCAGAACAAGGCTGAGCACCAGGTGGGAGAGGACGGCTTCCTACTCAAAATCAAACTGGGACACTACGCCAGCCAGCTCAAG AGCACGTATGACCGCTGTCCTCTGGAGTTGGTCCGATGCATCAAACACATCCTCTACACAGAGCAGAGGCTCGTCAGAGAGGCCACCAAT TCAAGCTCTCCGGTGGGCGGGATGATGGACAGCATGTCTCAGAAATACCAACAGATCAACCAAGCTTTTGAGGAACTTCGCCTGCTGACCCAGGACACCGAGAACGATCTGCGCAAACTCCAGCACAACCAGGAGTACTTCATCATCCAGTACCAGGAGAGCCTCCGTATCCAGG CTCAGCTGACCAGCCTGGCCACGCTGCCCCCTGCTGACCGACAGGTACGGGAGCCTACCCTTCTCAGCAAGAGAGCCACTGTGGAGGCATGGCTGACCAGAGAGGCCAACACACTACAAAAATACAGACTG GACTTGGCAGAGAAGCACCAGAAAACACTGCAGCTGTTAAGGAAGCAGCAGACCATCATTCTGGATGACGAGCTGATCCAGTGGAAGAGACGGCAACAGCTGGCAGGCAACGGGGGCCCGCCAGAGGGAGGCCTGGACATCCTGCAGTCCTG GTGTGAGAAGCTGGCAGAAACTATCTGGCAGAACAGGCAGCAGATTCGGAGGGCAGAGCACCTCAGACAACAGCTGCCCATCCCCGGCCCTATTGAAGAGCTCCTCAATGAACTCAACAGCACTATCACAGATATCATCTCAGCGTTGGTCaccag CACCTTCATAATTGAGAAACAGCCTCCACAGGTGCTAAAAACCCAAACCAAGTTTGCTGCTACAGTGCGCCTCTTAGTCGGCGGGAAGTTGAACGTGCACATGAACCCTCCACAGGTCAAGGCCACCATCATCAGTGAACAGCAAGCGAAGGCCCTGTTGAAGAACGAGAACACAAGAAA TGACAGCAGTGGGGAAATTCTCAACAATAACTGTGTGATGGAGTACCACCAGACTACAGGCACCCTCAGCGCTCACTTCAGGAACATG TCTTTGAAGAGGATCAAGCGATCGGACCGGCGAGGAGCAGAATCTGTCACAGAGGAGAAGTTCACCATTCTGTTCGAGTCCCAGTTTAGTGTTGGAGGCAATGAGCTTGTCTTTCAAGTGAAG ACATTATCACTTCCTGTAGTGGTGATAGTCCATGGTAGTCAAGACAATAATGCCACGGCAACTGTGTTGTGGGACAACGCTTTTGCGGAGCCG GGACGGGTGCCTTTCCTCGTGCCAGATAAGGTGCTCTGGCCTCAGCTGTGTGATGCCATCAACATGAAGTACAAGGCTGAGGTGCAGAGTAACCGAGGCCTGTCTGAGGAAAACCTGGTCTTCCTGGCTCAAAAGGCCTTCAGCAGCTCCAGCAACAACCCCGACGACTACCGCAACATGACTATGACCTGGTCACAGTTTAACAGG GAAAGCTTGCCAGGGAGGAACTTCACATTTTGGCAGTGGTTTGATGGTGTGATGGAACTCACAAAAAAGCATCTCAAACCACACTGGAATGACGG TGCCATATTGGGCTTTGTGAATAAACAGCAAGCTCAGGATATGCTGATGTCCAAACCCAACGGCACCTTCCTTCTACGCTTTAGTGACTCTGAGATTGGAGGGATTACAATCGCTTGGGTGGCAGAAAATCCCAACAAAGCAG GGGAGAGAATGGTTTGGAACCTCATGCCCTATACAACCAAAGACTTTTCCATTCGCTCTCTGGCTGACCGCATCAGCGATCTCAATCACCTCCTGTTCCTCTACCCTGACAGACCGAAAGATGAGGTTTTCTCCAAATATTACACCCCACCACTCT cCAAAGCGGTGGATGGCTACGTGAAACCACAGATTAAACAAGTGGTGCCCGA tTTTGCTACAGCCAATCCAGATCCAGCAAGTGGAAACCAAACCTATATGGATCATGGCGCCTCTCCAGCACCTGTCAATCACCCTCACACCTACGGCATATACCCACCTAT GAGTGACCCTATGTTGGATGCAGACGGAGACTTCGACCTGGATGACACCATGGATGTTGCGAGGCATGTAGAGGAGCTCCTCCGGCGGCCTGTAGAGAGCCAGTGGGGCggccagcagtcctga
- the stat5a gene encoding signal transducer and activator of transcription 5A isoform X1, with protein MRKDSSATVAPQRVLKMAVWIQAQQLQGDALHQMQSLYGQHFPIEVRHYLSQWIEGQLWDAIDLENPQEEFKAKRLLDSLIQELQNKAEHQVGEDGFLLKIKLGHYASQLKSTYDRCPLELVRCIKHILYTEQRLVREATNSSSPVGGMMDSMSQKYQQINQAFEELRLLTQDTENDLRKLQHNQEYFIIQYQESLRIQAQLTSLATLPPADRQVREPTLLSKRATVEAWLTREANTLQKYRLDLAEKHQKTLQLLRKQQTIILDDELIQWKRRQQLAGNGGPPEGGLDILQSWCEKLAETIWQNRQQIRRAEHLRQQLPIPGPIEELLNELNSTITDIISALVTSTFIIEKQPPQVLKTQTKFAATVRLLVGGKLNVHMNPPQVKATIISEQQAKALLKNENTRNDSSGEILNNNCVMEYHQTTGTLSAHFRNMSLKRIKRSDRRGAESVTEEKFTILFESQFSVGGNELVFQVKTLSLPVVVIVHGSQDNNATATVLWDNAFAEPGRVPFLVPDKVLWPQLCDAINMKYKAEVQSNRGLSEENLVFLAQKAFSSSSNNPDDYRNMTMTWSQFNRESLPGRNFTFWQWFDGVMELTKKHLKPHWNDGAILGFVNKQQAQDMLMSKPNGTFLLRFSDSEIGGITIAWVAENPNKAGERMVWNLMPYTTKDFSIRSLADRISDLNHLLFLYPDRPKDEVFSKYYTPPLSKAVDGYVKPQIKQVVPDFATANPDPASGNQTYMDHGASPAPVNHPHTYGIYPPMSDPMLDADGDFDLDDTMDVARHVEELLRRPVESQWGGQQS; from the exons GGTGTTGAAGATGGCAGTGTGGATCCAGGCCCAGCAGCTCCAGGGAGATGCTTTGCACCAGATGCAGTCTCTGTATGGTCAGCACTTCCCCATTGAGGTGCGACATTATCTGTCCCAGTGGATAGAGGGCCAGCTCTG GGATGCCATAGACCTGGAGAACCCACAAGAGGAGTTCAAGGCCAAACGCCTGCTGGACAGTCTGATACAGGAACTGCAGAACAAGGCTGAGCACCAGGTGGGAGAGGACGGCTTCCTACTCAAAATCAAACTGGGACACTACGCCAGCCAGCTCAAG AGCACGTATGACCGCTGTCCTCTGGAGTTGGTCCGATGCATCAAACACATCCTCTACACAGAGCAGAGGCTCGTCAGAGAGGCCACCAAT TCAAGCTCTCCGGTGGGCGGGATGATGGACAGCATGTCTCAGAAATACCAACAGATCAACCAAGCTTTTGAGGAACTTCGCCTGCTGACCCAGGACACCGAGAACGATCTGCGCAAACTCCAGCACAACCAGGAGTACTTCATCATCCAGTACCAGGAGAGCCTCCGTATCCAGG CTCAGCTGACCAGCCTGGCCACGCTGCCCCCTGCTGACCGACAGGTACGGGAGCCTACCCTTCTCAGCAAGAGAGCCACTGTGGAGGCATGGCTGACCAGAGAGGCCAACACACTACAAAAATACAGACTG GACTTGGCAGAGAAGCACCAGAAAACACTGCAGCTGTTAAGGAAGCAGCAGACCATCATTCTGGATGACGAGCTGATCCAGTGGAAGAGACGGCAACAGCTGGCAGGCAACGGGGGCCCGCCAGAGGGAGGCCTGGACATCCTGCAGTCCTG GTGTGAGAAGCTGGCAGAAACTATCTGGCAGAACAGGCAGCAGATTCGGAGGGCAGAGCACCTCAGACAACAGCTGCCCATCCCCGGCCCTATTGAAGAGCTCCTCAATGAACTCAACAGCACTATCACAGATATCATCTCAGCGTTGGTCaccag CACCTTCATAATTGAGAAACAGCCTCCACAGGTGCTAAAAACCCAAACCAAGTTTGCTGCTACAGTGCGCCTCTTAGTCGGCGGGAAGTTGAACGTGCACATGAACCCTCCACAGGTCAAGGCCACCATCATCAGTGAACAGCAAGCGAAGGCCCTGTTGAAGAACGAGAACACAAGAAA TGACAGCAGTGGGGAAATTCTCAACAATAACTGTGTGATGGAGTACCACCAGACTACAGGCACCCTCAGCGCTCACTTCAGGAACATG TCTTTGAAGAGGATCAAGCGATCGGACCGGCGAGGAGCAGAATCTGTCACAGAGGAGAAGTTCACCATTCTGTTCGAGTCCCAGTTTAGTGTTGGAGGCAATGAGCTTGTCTTTCAAGTGAAG ACATTATCACTTCCTGTAGTGGTGATAGTCCATGGTAGTCAAGACAATAATGCCACGGCAACTGTGTTGTGGGACAACGCTTTTGCGGAGCCG GGACGGGTGCCTTTCCTCGTGCCAGATAAGGTGCTCTGGCCTCAGCTGTGTGATGCCATCAACATGAAGTACAAGGCTGAGGTGCAGAGTAACCGAGGCCTGTCTGAGGAAAACCTGGTCTTCCTGGCTCAAAAGGCCTTCAGCAGCTCCAGCAACAACCCCGACGACTACCGCAACATGACTATGACCTGGTCACAGTTTAACAGG GAAAGCTTGCCAGGGAGGAACTTCACATTTTGGCAGTGGTTTGATGGTGTGATGGAACTCACAAAAAAGCATCTCAAACCACACTGGAATGACGG TGCCATATTGGGCTTTGTGAATAAACAGCAAGCTCAGGATATGCTGATGTCCAAACCCAACGGCACCTTCCTTCTACGCTTTAGTGACTCTGAGATTGGAGGGATTACAATCGCTTGGGTGGCAGAAAATCCCAACAAAGCAG GGGAGAGAATGGTTTGGAACCTCATGCCCTATACAACCAAAGACTTTTCCATTCGCTCTCTGGCTGACCGCATCAGCGATCTCAATCACCTCCTGTTCCTCTACCCTGACAGACCGAAAGATGAGGTTTTCTCCAAATATTACACCCCACCACTCT cCAAAGCGGTGGATGGCTACGTGAAACCACAGATTAAACAAGTGGTGCCCGA tTTTGCTACAGCCAATCCAGATCCAGCAAGTGGAAACCAAACCTATATGGATCATGGCGCCTCTCCAGCACCTGTCAATCACCCTCACACCTACGGCATATACCCACCTAT GAGTGACCCTATGTTGGATGCAGACGGAGACTTCGACCTGGATGACACCATGGATGTTGCGAGGCATGTAGAGGAGCTCCTCCGGCGGCCTGTAGAGAGCCAGTGGGGCggccagcagtcctga